In Sphingobacterium sp. lm-10, one DNA window encodes the following:
- a CDS encoding DUF6850 family outer membrane beta-barrel protein — protein MNTRLVITLFFLVQVVAAHAQRSLDSVYFFRQDQHFAEALILSPTFRMQSNWESYGMIQLNQRFGAGGFRQAQQAYAERMTSFVAKGFNQLGRFHIGARFEFNNQFEDSLANSLRSNMNELAPYYPYANKSGEYQRQNYILNAALGFVITKHLQPFLKIDYHRHWSAGTVDPRLSSQRFELRARPGVAFKIENHSLGLYGLIGKADEQVSLVYKSLVFKQSSLYPDRIYHMNYGYGSSVIRDSVARSKVDSYKGAGLEYGSTWKGWRAQVVGEYQWYHNTNQVNDKSSVYYSGPLGIFDLHSVNGKIGLYSPLHKSKQHMLNINGGYQVGSDGNTRTTGSLDIVNYKVNTLDLAGSYRILWAKDRTIAKEIGVDLAHRSVRRQDLVQSVLLDVGNMEVSLWASLYATRPSGNSIRLSAQPYLNLPTLTTLNYNPIAKSDFVKNVVFTDYYYYSTRYWGTQFKGEYIGRFFGKNDLGFFVALDYRKAANPTLRTDLDPTFVPQGSRWEGQVGIRMYIN, from the coding sequence ATGAATACTAGATTAGTAATCACTTTATTTTTCCTAGTTCAAGTTGTCGCTGCACATGCGCAGCGCAGCTTGGACTCTGTTTATTTTTTTCGGCAAGATCAACATTTTGCCGAAGCCTTGATATTGTCACCTACTTTCAGGATGCAATCGAATTGGGAGAGTTATGGCATGATCCAGCTGAACCAGCGATTTGGCGCTGGCGGCTTTCGACAAGCACAACAAGCCTATGCCGAACGCATGACAAGCTTTGTGGCCAAAGGGTTTAATCAATTGGGACGCTTTCATATTGGTGCGCGATTCGAATTCAACAATCAATTTGAAGATAGCTTAGCCAATAGTTTGCGCAGCAATATGAATGAACTGGCTCCCTATTATCCTTATGCCAATAAAAGTGGGGAATACCAACGGCAGAATTACATATTGAATGCAGCATTAGGATTTGTGATTACTAAACATCTACAACCTTTTTTGAAAATAGATTACCATCGGCATTGGTCTGCTGGTACAGTAGATCCGCGTTTGAGTTCACAGCGTTTTGAGTTAAGAGCACGCCCAGGAGTGGCTTTTAAGATTGAAAATCATAGCTTAGGTCTGTACGGATTGATCGGGAAAGCAGATGAACAGGTAAGTCTGGTGTACAAAAGCCTGGTATTCAAGCAATCGTCTCTCTATCCTGATCGTATTTATCACATGAACTATGGATATGGTAGTTCTGTTATTAGAGATTCCGTGGCCAGATCTAAAGTAGATTCCTATAAAGGTGCCGGTTTAGAATATGGCTCCACATGGAAAGGATGGCGCGCGCAGGTCGTAGGAGAGTACCAGTGGTACCACAATACTAACCAAGTTAACGATAAATCTTCTGTATACTATAGCGGGCCCTTAGGTATATTCGATTTGCACAGCGTTAATGGAAAGATCGGTTTGTACAGTCCATTGCATAAAAGCAAACAACATATGCTCAACATAAATGGCGGATATCAAGTCGGATCAGATGGGAATACAAGAACGACAGGAAGTTTGGATATCGTCAATTATAAAGTGAATACGCTGGATTTGGCAGGAAGTTACCGTATTCTGTGGGCGAAAGATCGAACTATTGCGAAGGAAATAGGTGTTGATCTGGCGCATCGTTCCGTACGTCGTCAAGATTTGGTGCAATCCGTCCTGCTGGACGTAGGAAATATGGAAGTGAGTCTGTGGGCAAGCTTGTATGCAACCCGTCCATCTGGGAATAGTATTCGACTATCGGCACAACCCTATTTGAATTTGCCAACCCTTACTACTTTAAATTATAATCCCATCGCAAAATCCGACTTCGTGAAAAATGTTGTTTTTACAGATTACTATTATTACAGTACACGCTACTGGGGCACTCAATTTAAAGGGGAATATATCGGTCGGTTTTTTGGGAAAAACGACCTTGGATTTTTTGTTGCATTGGACTATCGTAAGGCTGCAAATCCTACATTGAGGACCGACTTAGACCCAACATTTGTTCCGCAAGGCAGCCGATGGGAAGGGCAGGTAGGTATACGCATGTACATCAATTAA
- the nhaA gene encoding Na+/H+ antiporter NhaA, with translation MQTFIRKFFQSASSAGIILFSCVVLALIIANSPLAESFHRLLHTTIGFETAHVHLRYSTELWINDGLMAIFFLLVGLEIKRELVSGGLATPKQAALPILCAFGGAIVPALIYFFINSGKDTVSGWGIPMATDIAFALALLAMLGDRVPASLKVFLAALAIVDDLIAILVIAIFYSTNLEFAYLAYALGIFGLMLLFNKLGIRSLFFYLIPALFVWYFIHHSGIHATIAGVLTAFTIPIRSADDQESPLVRLEHALLTPVNFLIVPLFALANTAITFTPSMLDGLTSPLGLGIILGLLVGKPIGIFLLSKTATKLKLALLPDGASWQHIIGVGLLAGVGFTMAIFIALLSFTDPALIAEAKFGILVASLISGTAGYVLLRNTPKSPNIIKDIDAVIPQ, from the coding sequence ATGCAGACTTTCATTCGTAAATTCTTTCAATCCGCATCAAGCGCGGGCATTATACTTTTTTCGTGCGTTGTTCTCGCTTTAATTATTGCTAATTCACCGTTGGCAGAATCCTTCCATCGGCTATTGCATACCACGATCGGATTCGAAACAGCGCATGTACATCTCAGATATAGTACTGAGCTTTGGATTAATGATGGTTTGATGGCGATCTTCTTTTTGCTAGTTGGACTGGAAATCAAACGAGAATTAGTGAGTGGTGGTTTGGCAACGCCAAAGCAGGCGGCATTACCGATTTTATGTGCTTTCGGCGGAGCTATTGTACCAGCACTTATCTATTTTTTCATCAACAGCGGTAAAGATACGGTTAGCGGTTGGGGTATTCCAATGGCTACAGATATTGCTTTTGCATTGGCCTTGTTAGCGATGTTGGGAGATCGTGTGCCGGCTTCTTTAAAAGTTTTTTTGGCAGCACTTGCTATTGTAGATGACTTGATCGCTATTTTGGTGATTGCGATTTTTTATTCTACGAATTTAGAATTTGCTTATCTCGCGTATGCGCTGGGTATATTTGGATTGATGTTGCTCTTCAATAAGCTAGGTATTCGTTCGCTCTTTTTTTATCTGATCCCCGCTTTATTTGTTTGGTATTTTATTCATCACTCGGGTATTCATGCTACGATTGCAGGCGTACTTACTGCATTCACCATTCCGATCCGATCGGCAGATGATCAGGAATCTCCATTGGTGCGATTAGAGCACGCGCTATTAACACCTGTTAATTTCTTGATTGTACCCCTATTCGCACTGGCAAATACGGCAATTACCTTTACACCTAGTATGCTCGACGGACTCACTTCACCATTGGGTTTAGGCATCATCCTTGGATTATTGGTTGGCAAACCGATTGGTATTTTCCTTCTTTCTAAAACCGCTACTAAATTAAAATTGGCTTTACTCCCCGATGGTGCGTCTTGGCAACACATTATTGGCGTAGGTCTACTCGCTGGTGTGGGCTTTACCATGGCTATTTTCATTGCCTTACTTTCTTTTACAGATCCGGCATTGATCGCGGAAGCGAAATTTGGAATTTTAGTGGCTTCATTGATTTCGGGTACAGCAGGTTATGTATTGCTTCGAAATACACCGAAATCACCTAATATTATAAAAGACATAGACGCTGTCATTCCCCAATAA
- a CDS encoding ABC-F family ATP-binding cassette domain-containing protein, with amino-acid sequence MISINNISVSFGGTTLFSDVSFSINENDKIALMGKNGAGKSTLLKIIAGAGKPSSGNVSAPKDAVIAYLPQHLLTQDNVSVFEETLKAFDEVYKMQSQLEELNEQLTVRTDYESDSYMELIEQVSELSERFYSLEETNYDAEVEKVLKGLGFDRADFVRPTSEFSGGWRMRIELAKILLKKPDLILLDEPTNHMDIESIQWLEDFLINSAKAVVVISHDRAFVDNITNRTIEVTMGRIYDYKATYSHYLELRKDRRQHQLKAYEEQQRFIADNQEFIDRFRGTYSKTLQVQSRVKMLEKLEVIEVDEVDTSALRLKFPPAPRSGKYPVMVEDLTKKYGDHTVFEKASMVIEQGEKVAFVGKNGEGKSTMIKAIMGEIDFEGSLKVGHNAKIGYFAQNQAALLDQEMTVFETIDQIAVGDVRVKIKDLLGAFMFSGDDTTKKVKVLSGGEKTRLAMIKLLLEPVNVLILDEPTNHLDMKTKDIIKDALQDFDGTLILVSHDRDFLDGLAKKVFEFGNKRVREHFEDIKGFLEYKRMDNLKDIEK; translated from the coding sequence GTGATTAGCATAAACAATATTTCAGTTTCCTTCGGCGGTACGACACTTTTTAGCGATGTATCCTTTTCCATCAATGAAAACGATAAGATTGCCCTAATGGGTAAAAATGGCGCCGGTAAATCTACCCTATTAAAAATAATCGCGGGCGCAGGCAAGCCTTCTTCTGGTAACGTATCGGCACCGAAGGATGCGGTGATTGCCTACCTACCACAGCACTTATTGACGCAGGATAATGTGAGCGTATTTGAAGAAACTTTGAAGGCTTTTGACGAGGTGTATAAAATGCAGTCGCAGTTGGAGGAACTGAATGAGCAATTGACGGTGCGGACAGACTACGAGAGTGACTCGTACATGGAGTTGATTGAGCAAGTTTCGGAGCTTAGTGAGCGGTTTTATTCGCTGGAAGAAACCAATTACGACGCCGAAGTGGAAAAGGTGTTGAAGGGATTGGGTTTTGACCGAGCTGATTTTGTACGGCCGACATCTGAATTCTCTGGTGGTTGGCGTATGCGCATTGAGTTAGCTAAAATCCTGCTCAAAAAACCGGATCTTATTTTGCTCGATGAGCCTACCAATCACATGGATATCGAAAGTATTCAATGGTTGGAAGATTTCCTGATTAATTCGGCCAAAGCGGTTGTAGTCATTTCCCATGACCGGGCTTTTGTAGATAATATCACCAATCGTACCATTGAGGTGACCATGGGTCGCATCTACGATTATAAGGCAACGTACAGCCATTACCTAGAGTTGCGCAAAGACCGCCGCCAACATCAACTAAAAGCGTACGAAGAGCAGCAACGCTTTATTGCAGACAATCAGGAATTTATTGATCGTTTTAGAGGTACCTATTCGAAGACACTACAAGTGCAATCCCGCGTAAAGATGCTGGAAAAACTCGAGGTAATTGAAGTGGATGAGGTAGATACCTCTGCGCTTCGCCTGAAGTTTCCGCCTGCCCCACGCTCTGGCAAATATCCGGTTATGGTAGAAGATCTCACAAAGAAATACGGAGATCATACCGTGTTTGAAAAGGCCTCTATGGTAATTGAGCAGGGAGAAAAAGTGGCTTTTGTCGGAAAAAATGGAGAAGGTAAATCAACCATGATCAAAGCGATCATGGGTGAAATCGACTTTGAAGGGTCGCTAAAGGTGGGGCACAACGCTAAAATTGGCTATTTCGCGCAGAATCAAGCGGCCTTATTGGATCAGGAAATGACGGTATTTGAAACCATTGATCAGATTGCTGTAGGTGATGTACGTGTCAAAATCAAAGATCTTTTGGGCGCTTTTATGTTTAGTGGAGATGATACCACGAAGAAGGTAAAAGTACTTTCGGGTGGTGAAAAGACCAGATTGGCTATGATCAAATTGCTACTCGAGCCAGTAAACGTATTGATCCTGGATGAGCCGACCAACCATTTGGATATGAAAACCAAAGACATTATCAAAGATGCGTTGCAGGATTTCGATGGCACGTTGATTTTGGTATCGCACGATCGGGATTTTCTGGATGGTCTAGCGAAGAAGGTATTCGAATTCGGAAATAAGCGTGTTCGTGAGCATTTCGAAGATATCAAAGGTTTTCTGGAATATAAACGAATGGACAACCTGAAAGATATTGAGAAATAG
- a CDS encoding class I SAM-dependent methyltransferase, whose translation MQAKEDYLAINRASWNNRTDAHLKSSFYDMPGFLGGNNSLKDIELDLFGDVKGKSVLHLQCHFGQDSISLGRLGAEVTGVDLSDKAIESAVDIAAQTNSSAKFICSDIYELPAHLDKQFDFVFASYGTIGWLPDLDRWAKIVTHYLKPGGKFVFVEFHPVVWMFDDDFKTVHYNYFNAGAISENENGTYADKEAAINHDYVMWNHSLGDVLGSLLSNGLHLSQFKEYDYSPYDCFSHTEEFEPGKFRIKHLENKIPMLYSLLATKV comes from the coding sequence ATGCAAGCAAAGGAAGATTATTTAGCGATTAACCGAGCATCTTGGAATAATAGAACCGATGCACATTTAAAATCAAGCTTTTACGATATGCCTGGTTTCTTAGGCGGAAACAATTCCCTAAAGGATATTGAATTGGATCTTTTTGGAGATGTAAAAGGTAAGTCTGTTCTGCATCTGCAATGCCATTTTGGGCAAGATTCGATCTCTTTAGGCCGATTAGGGGCGGAAGTGACTGGAGTGGATCTATCCGATAAAGCCATTGAGAGTGCAGTAGATATTGCTGCACAGACCAATTCCTCCGCAAAATTTATCTGTAGCGATATCTATGAACTTCCAGCACACTTGGATAAGCAATTTGATTTCGTATTTGCCAGTTACGGCACCATTGGTTGGTTGCCTGATCTAGATCGTTGGGCTAAAATAGTAACGCATTATCTCAAGCCGGGTGGAAAATTCGTTTTTGTGGAGTTTCATCCCGTCGTGTGGATGTTTGATGATGATTTTAAAACAGTACACTACAATTACTTCAATGCCGGCGCCATTAGCGAGAATGAAAATGGTACCTATGCTGATAAAGAAGCCGCTATTAATCACGACTATGTGATGTGGAATCATAGTTTGGGCGATGTGCTGGGAAGCTTGCTATCCAACGGATTACATCTTTCTCAATTTAAAGAATACGACTACTCACCGTATGATTGTTTTAGTCATACGGAAGAATTTGAACCTGGTAAGTTTCGGATTAAGCATTTGGAAAATAAAATCCCCATGCTTTATTCTTTATTGGCCACTAAGGTGTGA
- a CDS encoding tryptophan 2,3-dioxygenase family protein — MNNINDPKVHYLLHMLHEKYEEDGQDLVTHLEGFLYSNYVTYWDYIHLDTLLSIQIPRTHIQDEHIFITYHQITELYFKLIIAELEQLIEEGLVDDEFIITKLKRVNCYFEQLVNSFEVMLKGLDRNQFLKFRLALLPSSGFQSFQFREIEILSTEFKNLVEEPFKNHDEAAEESVEVIYEKLYWRKGGVEPNSDKKVLGLVQFEEKYKHLIIEKAAKYHKKNIAYLWKNRPNKVLNEELIGEMRKFDANANLKWPLVHYRSAAKHLSKNSETVTSTGGTNWKKYLSPKIRRLMYFPDLWNPEEKENWGENTF; from the coding sequence ATGAATAATATCAACGACCCGAAAGTGCATTACCTTCTCCATATGCTTCATGAAAAGTATGAAGAAGATGGGCAAGATCTTGTGACACATTTAGAGGGGTTTTTATATTCTAATTACGTAACCTATTGGGATTATATTCACCTGGATACGTTGTTAAGCATCCAAATTCCTAGAACTCACATTCAGGATGAGCATATATTTATTACGTATCACCAGATAACAGAACTTTATTTTAAGCTTATCATTGCAGAATTAGAGCAATTAATTGAAGAAGGGTTAGTCGACGATGAATTTATAATTACGAAACTCAAACGCGTAAACTGCTATTTTGAGCAACTCGTCAACTCTTTTGAAGTGATGCTGAAAGGACTGGATAGGAATCAATTTCTGAAATTTCGCCTGGCGCTGTTGCCTTCGAGCGGTTTTCAATCCTTCCAATTCAGAGAAATAGAGATACTGTCTACGGAATTTAAAAATTTAGTAGAAGAGCCTTTTAAAAATCATGATGAGGCGGCCGAAGAAAGTGTAGAAGTGATCTACGAAAAATTATATTGGAGAAAAGGAGGTGTCGAGCCGAACAGTGATAAAAAAGTACTCGGTCTTGTCCAGTTTGAAGAGAAATACAAGCATTTGATTATAGAAAAGGCGGCCAAATATCATAAAAAAAATATTGCGTATTTGTGGAAGAATAGACCTAATAAGGTATTGAATGAAGAATTAATTGGTGAAATGCGAAAGTTTGATGCAAACGCTAATTTGAAATGGCCATTGGTACATTACAGATCTGCGGCTAAACACTTGTCAAAAAACTCGGAGACTGTCACCTCTACAGGAGGCACCAACTGGAAAAAATATTTGTCTCCTAAAATTCGACGATTGATGTATTTTCCGGATCTATGGAATCCAGAAGA